One genomic window of Phoenix dactylifera cultivar Barhee BC4 chromosome 6, palm_55x_up_171113_PBpolish2nd_filt_p, whole genome shotgun sequence includes the following:
- the LOC103697518 gene encoding linoleate 9S-lipoxygenase 6-like, with amino-acid sequence MILGGIGSTVGSVVGGIGSTVGSVVGGIGGTVGSIIGGAQGNVEGTVVLMKKNVLDITDFGATLLDDVHELLGQGVSLQLVSATVGDPNNGNRGIVGKPAYLESYITSLPSLAAGESTFSVTFDWNENHGIPGAVIVKNQHSAQFFLKTVTLENFLGKGRIHFVCNSWVYPVDKYKYDRIFFANSTYLPGDTPAPLRPYREDELRHLRGEDVTETLQEWDRVYNYAHYNDLGNPDAGPEMARPVLGGSAEYPYPRRGRTNRAPTKTDPNSESRLILGLDIYVPRDERFGHVKMSDFLTYSIKALIQSLKPILDAILGQTRNEFDSFEEVFRLYEGGLPVPNVPLLDEIRERIPFEMVKEMLRTEGNQRLLKFPLPHVTQVEKFAWQSDEEFAREMLAGVNPLMISRLHVFPPTSKLDPNKYGNQTSSITAAHIEKNLDGLTVDQALESNKLFILDLHDALIPYINRINSNTSNKTYATRTLLFLKGDQTLKPVAIELSLPHPDGEQHGIISRVFTPADKGIEGSIWQLAKAYVCVNDSGYHELISHWLNTHAIMEPFVLATNRHLSVVHPIYKLLSPHYRDTMNINALARQALINAGGIIESIVFPGKYAMEMSAVIYKSWNFSEQALPADLLKRGVAVEDLTSPDKIRLLIKDYPYAVDGLAVWSAIEAWVNEYCSIYYPGDAVVQADAELQAWWKEIREVGHGDKKDEPWWPKMQTVGELMSTCTTIIWVASALHTAVNFGQYPYFGYIPNRPMLSRRFMPEPGSAEYEMLKTEPEKAFMRCTMSQVQTIMGVAILEILSTHASDEVYLGQRDAPEWTTDQKALEAFRRFGERLKEIEARILAMNDDPSLKNRKGPVFMPYTLLFPTGERGISAKGIPNSISI; translated from the exons ATGATCTTAGGCGGCATCGGTAGCACTGTCGGCTCAGTCGTAGGCGGCATCGGTAGCACTGTCGGCTCAGTCGTAGGCGGCATCGGTGGCACCGTGGGCTCCATCATTGGCGGGGCACAGGGTAATGTCGAGGGAACGGTGGTGTTGATGAAGAAGAATGTCCTCGACATCACCGATTTTGGCGCCACCCTCCTCGACGACGTCCACGAACTCCTCGGCCAGGGAGTCTCTCTGCAGCTCGTCAGCGCCACCGTAGGCGACCCCA ATAATGGTAACAGGGGGATAGTGGGGAAGCCCGCGTACTTGGAGAGCTACATTACGTCGCTGCCGTCGTTAGCAGCCGGGGAGTCGACGTTCTCCGTGACGTTCGACTGGAACGAGAACCATGGGATCCCAGGGGCGGTGATAGTAAAGAACCAGCACAGTGCCCAGTTCTTCCTCAAGACCGTGACGCTGGAGAACTTCCTCGGAAAAGGCCGTATTCACTTCGTCTGCAACTCTTGGGTCTACCCGGTGGACAAGTATAAATACGACCGGATCTTCTTCGCCAATAGT ACATACCTCCCAGGAGACACACCAGCGCCTCTGCGACCTTACAGAGAAGATGAGCTCCGTCATCTTAGAGGGGAAGATGTGACCGAGACCCTGCAGGAATGGGACCGGGTTTATAACTACGCACACTACAATGATCTGGGAAACCCAGATGCCGGTCCGGAGATGGCACGCCCAGTTCTTGGAGGGTCAGCAGAGTATCCCTACCCTCGCAGGGGAAGAACCAACCGAGCACCAACCAAGACTG ATCCCAATTCTGAAAGCAGATTGATCCTCGGCCTTGATATCTATGTCCCCCGAGATGAGCGTTTCGGACATGTTAAGATGTCGGACTTCCTTACGTACTCCATCAAGGCACTGATCCAGTCACTGAAACCAATCCTTGATGCCATTTTGGGCCAGACCCGGAATGAGTTCGACTCATTTGAAGAAGTTTTTAGACTCTACGAAGGGGGTCTACCAGTGCCCAATGTTCCTCTGCTGGATGAGATCAGAGAAAGAATCCCGTTCGAGATGGTCAAGGAAATGCTCCGCACTGAAGGCAACCAGCGCCTACTTAAGTTCCCCCTTCCCCATGTCACCCAAG TCGAGAAATTTGCATGGCAAAGCGACGAAGAATTTGCTCGAGAAATGCTGGCAGGAGTGAACCCTCTCATGATTAGTCGTCTCCACGTGTTCCCTCCAACCAGCAAGCTTGATCCTAACAAATATGGCAACCAAACCAGCTCCATAACAGCAGCACACATCGAGAAAAACTTGGACGGTCTGACAGTAGATCAG GCACTGGAGAGCAACAAGCTATTCATCTTGGATCTCCATGACGCTTTGATACCTTACATAAATCGCATAAACTCCAACACATCCAATAAGACATATGCCACTCGAACTCTATTATTCCTAAAAGGGGATCAAACTCTGAAACCAGTGGCAATTGAACTCAGCTTGCCGCATCCGGATGGAGAGCAACATGGCATCATAAGCAGGGTCTTCACGCCAGCTGATAAGGGGATTGAGGGATCCATTTGGCAGCTTGCAAAGGCTTATGTCTGCGTTAACGACTCGGGCTACCATGAACTTATTAGCCACTG GCTGAACACGCATGCAATTATGGAACCATTTGTGCTCGCAACGAACCGTCACCTCAGTGTTGTCCATCCGATCTACAAGCTGCTAAGCCCCCACTACCGTGACACGATGAACATAAACGCCCTCGCTCGGCAGGCCCTCATCAATGCTGGTGGCATCATTGAGTCAATCGTCTTCCCAGGGAAATATGCCATGGAGATGTCCGCCGTAATCTACAAGAGCTGGAATTTCAGCGAGCAGGCCCTCCCAGCTGATCTTCTGAAGAG AGGAGTTGCGGTAGAAGATCTGACCAGCCCAGACAAGATCAGGCTGCTGATCAAGGACTACCCATATGCCGTGGATGGGCTCGCTGTGTGGTCGGCGATCGAGGCGTGGGTTAACGAGTACTGTTCTATCTACTACCCGGGTGACGCCGTGGTCCAGGCCGACGCCGAGCTGCAGGCCTGGTGGAAGGAGATCCGGGAGGTCGGCCATGGAGACAAGAAGGACGAACCATGGTGGCCGAAGATGCAGACCGTCGGCGAGTTGATGAGCACCTGCACCACCATCATCTGGGTGGCCTCCGCCCTCCACACGGCCGTCAACTTTGGGCAGTACCCCTACTTCGGGTACATACCCAACCGTCCCATGCTGAGCCGGCGGTTCATGCCCGAACCGGGTTCTGCTGAGTACGAGATGCTGAAGACCGAACCCGAGAAGGCCTTTATGAGGTGCACCATGAGCCAAGTCCAAACGATTATGGGCGTGGCGATTTTGGAGATACTGTCGACCCACGCATCTGACGAGGTGTATCTGGGCCAGAGGGACGCGCCCGAGTGGACCACGGACCAGAAGGCGTTGGAGGCGTTCCGCCGGTTTGGGGAGCGGCTCAAGGAGATCGAGGCCAGGATCCTGGCCATGAACGACGACCCGAGTCTGAAGAACCGGAAGGGGCCGGTCTTCATGCCCTACACCTTGCTGTTCCCAACCGGTGAGAGGGGTATCAGTGCCAAGGGGATTCCCAACAGCATCTCTATCTGA